From Streptomyces sp. NBC_00237, a single genomic window includes:
- the pdhA gene encoding pyruvate dehydrogenase (acetyl-transferring) E1 component subunit alpha, which produces MTIQEMPGSTAYRPSPAPAWQPRTDPAPLLPDSEPYRVLGTEAAAGADPALLRRLYAELVRGRRYNAQATALTRQGRLAVYPSSTGQEACEVTAAMVLREQDWLFPSYRDTLAVVARGLDPVQALTLLRGDWHTGYDPRETRIAPLCTPLATQLPHAVGLAHAARLKGDDVVALAMVGDGGTSEGDFHEALNFAAVWQAPVVFLVQNNGFAISVPLAKQTAAPSLAHKAVGYGMPGRLVDGNDAAAMHEVLTEAVERARRGGGPTLIEAVTYRMEAHTNADDATRYRGDSEVDAWRAHDPIALLERELTTRGLLDDDGIREAKEAAETMAADLRAGMNAEPVLDPMDLFTHVYAERTEQLREQEAQLRAELQAEADAEASPEAEDGR; this is translated from the coding sequence GTGACGATTCAAGAGATGCCGGGCAGCACGGCCTACCGGCCCAGCCCTGCCCCGGCCTGGCAGCCGCGTACCGACCCCGCGCCGCTGCTCCCCGACTCCGAGCCGTACCGCGTGCTCGGCACCGAGGCCGCCGCCGGGGCCGACCCCGCGCTGCTGCGCAGGCTGTACGCCGAGCTGGTGCGGGGCCGCAGGTACAACGCGCAGGCCACGGCACTCACCCGGCAGGGCCGTCTCGCGGTGTACCCCTCCAGCACCGGACAGGAGGCGTGCGAGGTCACCGCCGCCATGGTGCTGCGCGAACAGGACTGGCTGTTTCCCTCGTACCGCGACACCCTCGCCGTCGTGGCGCGCGGCCTGGACCCCGTCCAGGCGCTGACGCTGCTGCGCGGTGACTGGCACACCGGCTACGACCCCCGCGAGACCCGCATAGCCCCCCTGTGCACGCCCCTGGCCACCCAGCTGCCGCACGCGGTGGGCCTCGCCCACGCGGCCCGCCTCAAGGGCGACGACGTGGTCGCGCTCGCCATGGTCGGCGACGGCGGCACCAGCGAGGGCGACTTCCACGAGGCGCTGAACTTCGCCGCCGTCTGGCAGGCCCCGGTCGTCTTCCTCGTGCAGAACAACGGCTTCGCCATCTCCGTGCCGCTCGCCAAGCAGACCGCCGCCCCCTCCCTCGCCCACAAGGCCGTCGGATACGGAATGCCGGGCAGGCTGGTCGACGGCAACGACGCGGCGGCCATGCACGAGGTGCTCACCGAGGCCGTCGAGCGTGCCCGGCGCGGCGGCGGTCCCACGCTGATCGAGGCCGTCACCTACCGCATGGAAGCCCACACCAACGCCGACGACGCCACCCGCTACCGCGGTGACTCCGAGGTGGACGCCTGGCGGGCCCACGACCCGATCGCCCTGCTGGAGCGGGAGCTGACGACGCGCGGACTGCTCGACGACGACGGCATACGGGAGGCCAAGGAGGCAGCCGAGACCATGGCCGCCGACCTGCGCGCCGGGATGAACGCGGAGCCGGTGCTCGACCCGATGGACTTGTTCACCCACGTCTACGCGGAGCGCACCGAGCAGCTCCGCGAGCAGGAGGCCCAGTTGCGGGCAGAGCTGCAAGCGGAAGCAGACGCGGAAGCATCTCCAGAAGCGGAGGACGGGCGATGA
- a CDS encoding dihydrolipoamide acetyltransferase family protein: MASLEFKLPDLGEGLTEAEIVRWLVKVGDVVAVDQPVVEVETAKAMVEVPCPYGGVVTARFGEEGTELPVGSPLLTVAVGADASADAPSANGADTDSGSGNVLVGYGTTAPAARRRRVRPGGMSPATATAAPVAATPVAAVPAAAAPASGAVVSTAMPTPAAPAAPVPSAGSVPVISPLVRRLARENGLDLWQLSGSGPDGLILRGDVEQALRAPEPAPAALIAPAVPATGTPAPVTRIPLKGVRGAVADKLSRSRREIPDATCWVDADATELMAARAAMNSVGTGAKVSVLALLARICTAALARFPELNSTVDTEAREVVRLSEVHLGFAAQTERGLVVPVVRDAHTRSVDSLGEELVRLTDAARAGRLTPAQLTGGTFTLNNYGVFGVDGSTPIINHPEAAMLGVGRIVPKPWVHEGQLAVRQVVQLSLTFDHRVCDGGTAGGFLRYVADCVEHPAVLLRSL; the protein is encoded by the coding sequence ATGGCGAGTCTGGAGTTCAAGCTGCCGGACCTCGGTGAGGGGCTGACCGAGGCGGAGATCGTGCGCTGGCTGGTGAAGGTCGGCGACGTCGTCGCCGTCGACCAGCCAGTGGTCGAGGTCGAGACGGCCAAGGCCATGGTCGAGGTGCCGTGCCCGTACGGGGGCGTGGTCACCGCGCGCTTCGGCGAGGAGGGGACGGAGCTGCCCGTCGGGTCGCCGCTGCTGACGGTGGCGGTGGGCGCGGACGCGTCGGCCGACGCCCCCTCGGCGAACGGCGCCGACACCGATTCCGGTTCGGGGAACGTCCTGGTCGGGTACGGCACGACGGCCCCGGCTGCGCGTCGGCGCAGGGTGCGGCCCGGGGGGATGAGCCCTGCCACGGCTACCGCCGCACCGGTGGCGGCAACGCCTGTCGCGGCTGTCCCGGCTGCGGCTGCCCCGGCTTCCGGCGCGGTGGTCTCCACTGCGATGCCCACTCCCGCCGCGCCCGCAGCTCCGGTGCCGTCCGCCGGTTCCGTGCCGGTGATCTCTCCTCTCGTACGGCGACTGGCCCGCGAGAACGGTCTCGATCTGTGGCAGCTGAGCGGGTCGGGGCCGGACGGGCTCATCCTCCGCGGCGATGTGGAGCAGGCACTCCGCGCGCCAGAGCCCGCCCCAGCCGCTCTCATCGCACCGGCCGTCCCGGCGACCGGAACTCCCGCGCCCGTTACGCGCATCCCCCTCAAGGGCGTGCGCGGAGCCGTCGCCGACAAGCTGTCCCGCAGCCGCCGCGAGATACCCGACGCCACCTGCTGGGTGGACGCCGACGCGACCGAGCTGATGGCCGCCCGCGCCGCCATGAACAGCGTCGGCACCGGTGCCAAGGTGTCGGTCCTGGCGCTGCTCGCCCGCATCTGCACGGCGGCTCTGGCCCGCTTCCCCGAGCTCAACTCCACCGTGGACACCGAGGCCCGCGAGGTCGTCCGGCTGTCCGAGGTGCATCTGGGGTTCGCCGCCCAGACCGAGCGCGGTCTCGTCGTTCCGGTCGTCCGCGACGCGCACACGCGCAGCGTGGACTCCCTGGGCGAGGAGCTCGTACGGCTCACCGACGCGGCCAGGGCAGGCAGGCTCACCCCGGCCCAGCTCACCGGCGGCACGTTCACCCTGAACAACTACGGGGTGTTCGGCGTCGACGGCTCCACGCCGATCATCAACCACCCCGAGGCGGCCATGCTCGGCGTCGGTCGCATCGTGCCGAAGCCGTGGGTGCACGAGGGACAGCTGGCGGTGCGCCAGGTCGTCCAGTTGTCGCTGACCTTCGACCACCGGGTCTGCGACGGCGGCACCGCGGGCGGCTTCCTGCGGTACGTCGCCGACTGCGTCGAGCACCCGGCGGTGCTGCTGCGCAGCCTCTGA
- a CDS encoding alpha-ketoacid dehydrogenase subunit beta has product MSSTTVAPGTKKTAAKPASMAQALQRALRDAMAEDPTVHVMGEDVGALGGVFRITDGLVKEFGEDRCTDTPLAEAGILGAAVGMAMYGLRPVVEMQFDAFAYPAFEQLASHVAKMRNRTRGALPMPLTIRIPYGGGIGGVEHHSDSSEAYYMATPGLHVVTPATVEDAYGMLREAIASDDPVVFLEPKRLYWSKADWKPDAPATVAPIGKAVVRRPGRSATLITYGPSLPVCLEAAEAATAEGWDLEVVDLRTLVPFDDETVAASVRRTGRAVVVHESAGFGGPGGEIAARITERCFHHLEAPVLRVAGLDVPYPPPMLERHHLPGVDRVLDAVARLQWED; this is encoded by the coding sequence ATGAGCAGCACCACCGTGGCCCCCGGTACGAAGAAGACGGCCGCGAAGCCCGCGAGCATGGCCCAGGCCCTCCAGCGAGCCCTGCGCGACGCGATGGCCGAGGACCCGACCGTGCACGTCATGGGCGAGGACGTCGGCGCGCTCGGCGGCGTCTTCCGCATCACCGACGGGCTGGTCAAGGAATTCGGCGAGGACCGCTGCACGGACACTCCGCTCGCCGAGGCGGGCATACTCGGTGCGGCCGTCGGCATGGCGATGTACGGGCTGCGGCCGGTCGTGGAGATGCAGTTCGACGCGTTCGCCTACCCGGCGTTCGAGCAGCTCGCCAGCCACGTCGCCAAGATGCGCAACCGCACGCGCGGTGCCCTCCCCATGCCGCTCACGATCCGGATTCCGTACGGCGGGGGCATCGGCGGCGTCGAGCACCACAGCGACTCCTCCGAGGCGTACTACATGGCCACGCCGGGGCTGCACGTCGTCACTCCGGCGACCGTCGAGGACGCGTACGGCATGCTGCGCGAGGCCATCGCCTCCGACGACCCGGTCGTCTTCCTGGAGCCCAAGCGGCTGTACTGGTCCAAGGCCGACTGGAAGCCGGACGCCCCGGCAACCGTCGCCCCGATAGGCAAGGCGGTCGTCCGCCGTCCCGGCCGCAGCGCCACCCTGATCACGTACGGGCCGTCCCTGCCGGTTTGCCTGGAGGCCGCGGAGGCGGCGACGGCGGAGGGCTGGGACCTGGAGGTCGTCGACCTGCGCACGCTGGTGCCGTTCGACGACGAGACGGTGGCCGCGTCGGTGCGGCGCACCGGGCGCGCGGTCGTGGTGCACGAGTCCGCCGGGTTCGGCGGACCCGGCGGCGAGATAGCCGCCCGGATCACCGAGCGCTGCTTCCACCACCTGGAGGCCCCCGTGCTGCGCGTGGCCGGGCTGGACGTGCCGTACCCGCCGCCGATGCTGGAGCGCCACCACCTGCCCGGCGTGGACCGGGTACTGGACGCGGTCGCCCGGCTCCAGTGGGAGGACTAG